One window of the Bombus pyrosoma isolate SC7728 linkage group LG5, ASM1482585v1, whole genome shotgun sequence genome contains the following:
- the LOC122567946 gene encoding golgin subfamily A member 2-like isoform X1, with translation MSHVNMNLSKSEKLLAAKKKLREFQLRKMQNNPDDSVKQKCHSVNSLPSQYQNAETDTSHLEGATNASTIENLENDIVQEFQKDEVLSTNSVVTSENSINHDKVHYSTEEIINTESVQEINTSEAASKVDFYDLPKVQKEHLLEMASAVADVLKNESEHIETSLDTDLMYHNQFLSPYMEEQKKVVNELHIELSNARSRISELEAKLEGKETEFQVELAQEIDPLKEQLQVHTQTTGILIAEKAELTAALSQAQQSIRQSSEESEEMTRKLKNSQIRIAELEKEISTVKNNNEELRKNIHQLQSEYDSLNNRFFELEKEKEDLSLEASELKQKLNLKKTELIAVQQELQEKTALLSLSELRIQQMKVATTTEEEKHAVILLEQELAQTKEALKIVSVEKDEANKQYQNYVKQLDTQQAKLLEEIKTQRGGIEDLQRREQNCVQRISELEQQLQQEREKAGNLSSLQDRKDETDNLLKNIDELTLEQERLHILLSEKDSQIEMLTKSLNDLRDANNQGAEVTKLVSALESEQLGASRAVHQNRQLKEQLTDMENAFVSLSNAKLDLTEQLQAERSIGRKLNVQLNNVESELGQLKEKLREKEAILEEVEKERLQNAQIADQIQHYQAQSHHVDTFQRELQHAIITIERLEKEKQTLMEKLKEKNVASSISEVDSHSVNANKNVSKSREKVHVESSNENDVIISEPVKKLEQRFKETMERVAELTEEKQKLEHLVLQLQSETETIGEYITLYQKQRAVLQNRAIEREQVFRQLLEQRNQQQEQLHKLKVLVSDFLSKEYIPSNGTECQVETATGSNDSVTIKRKEEVIDPRVENKSVSELLDVLTEIKDCKDSCMFEPNFHPCPWCSGKLLTV, from the exons ATGTCACATGTCAACATGAATTTAagcaaaagtgaaaaattgttGGCCGCTAAGAAAAAG CTCAGGGAATttcaattaagaaaaatgcaaaataatccAGATGATTCTGTGAAACAAAAATGTCACTCTGTCAATTCATTACCTTCGCag TATCAAAATGCAGAAACTGACACATCACATTTAGAAGGTGCAACTAATGCATCGACAATAGAAAATCTAGAAAATGATATAGTTCaagaatttcaaaaagatGAAGTACTATCCACAAATTCAGTGGTAACTTCAGAAAATTCCATAAATCATGATAAAGTACATTATTCTACAGAAGAAATTATCAACACAGAAAGTGTACAAGAAATTAATACATCAGAAGCAGCGAGTAAAGTGGATTTTTATGATCTTCCAAAAGTACAAAAAGAACATCTCTTGGAGATGGCTTCTGCAGTTGcagatgttttaaaaaatgaatcagAACATATAGAAACATCCCTTGATACTGATTTAATGTAtcataatcaatttttaagtCCTTATATGGAAGAGCAGAAAAAAGTTGTTAATGAATTGCATATTGAGCTTAGTAATGCT cgTAGCAGGATTTCAGAGTTAGAAGCCAAattagaaggaaaagaaacagaatttcAGGTAGAATTGGCACAAGAAATAGATCCTTTAAAAGAGCAACTTCAGGTTCATACCCAGACTACTGGCATTCTAATAGCAGAAAAGGCAGAACTTACTGCTGCTCTTAGTCAAGCTCAACAAAGCATTAGACAAAGTTCAg aggAATCTGAAGAAATgacaagaaaattaaaaaattcacaaattCGCATAGCTGAattagagaaagaaatatctactgtaaaaaataataatgaagaatTGAGGAAAAACATTCATCAATTACAAAGTGAATATGATTCTCTTAATAACAGATTTTTTGAattggagaaagaaaaagaagatttaaGTTTAGAAGCATCAGAATTAAAGCAAAAActgaatttgaagaaaacagaaTTAATTGCTGTTCAACAAGAACTTCAAGAAAAAACAGCGTTGCTTTCATTAAGCGAACTTAGAATACAACAG ATGAAAGTTGCTACAACAACAGAAGAGGAGAAACATGCAGTAATTCTTTTGGAGCAAGAATTAGCACAAACTAAAGAAGCTCTGAAAATTGTTAGTGTTGAAAAGGATGAAGCCAATAAACAGTACCAGAATTATGTTAAACAATTAGATACCCAGCAGgcaaaattattagaagag ATAAAAACACAAAGAGGTGGTATAGAAGATTTACAACGTAGAGAACAAAATTGTGTACAAAGAATTTCAGAGCTTGAGCAACAATTAcaacaagaaagagaaaaagcagGGAATTTATCATCTTTACAAGATCGTAAAGATGAAACGGATAATCTGCTGAAAAATATAGATGAACTTACATTGGAACAAGAAAGGCTTCACATTTTATTATCTGAGAAG GATTCACAAATTGAAATGTTGACAAAAAGTCTAAATGATTTACGAGATGCAAATAATCAAGGAGCAGAAGTAACAAAACTAGTCAGTGCTCTCGAAAGTGAACAATTAGGGGCATCGAGAGCAGTTCATCAAAATCGACAATTAAAAGAGCAACTGACTGATATGGAAAATGCGTTTGTTTCTTTG aGTAATGCTAAATTGGATTTAACTGAACAACTTCAAGCAGAACGTTCTATAGGAAGAAAGTTAAACGTTCAATTAAATAACGTAGAAAGTGAGTTGGGAcaactgaaagaaaaattaagggAAAAAGAAGCTATTCTTGAAGaggttgaaaaagaaagacttCAAAATGCTCAAATAGCAGATCAAATACAGCATTATCAAGCTCAATCGCATCATGTAGATACTTTCCAACGAGAACTTCAACATGCTATa ATTACTATAGAAAgattagaaaaggaaaaacaaacaCTTAtggagaaattgaaagaaaaaaatgtagcCAGTTCCATCTCCGAAGTTGATTCACATTCTGTGAatgctaataaaaatgtatcaaaatCGAGAGAAAAAGTACATGTAGAAAGCTCAAACGAAAATGATGTTATAATATCTGAACCTGTAAAAAAACTTGAACaaagatttaaagaaacaatggAACGAGTCGCAGAGCTTAcagaagagaaacagaagcTTGAACATCTCGTTTTACAGCTTCAAAGTGAAACAGAGACAATAG gggaatatataacattatatcaAAAACAAAGAGCTGTTCTACAGAACAGAGCAATAGAAAGAGAACAGGTATTTCGACAATTACTTGAACAAAGAAATCAGCAACAAGAGCAATTAcataaattgaaagttttgGTTAGTGACTTTCTTAGCAAGGAATACATACCTTCCAATGGAACAGAATGTCAAGTTGAAACAG caACGGGTTCTAATGATTCTGTaactataaaaagaaaagaggaagtaATAGATCCAcgagtagaaaataaaagtgtttCGGAACTCCTAGATGTTCTGACAGAGATAAAAGATTGTAAAGATTCCTGTATGTTTGAACCGAATTTTCATCCATGTCCTTGGTGTTCCGGAAAATTACTTACAGTATAA
- the LOC122567946 gene encoding golgin subfamily A member 2-like isoform X2 — translation MSHVNMNLSKSEKLLAAKKKYQNAETDTSHLEGATNASTIENLENDIVQEFQKDEVLSTNSVVTSENSINHDKVHYSTEEIINTESVQEINTSEAASKVDFYDLPKVQKEHLLEMASAVADVLKNESEHIETSLDTDLMYHNQFLSPYMEEQKKVVNELHIELSNARSRISELEAKLEGKETEFQVELAQEIDPLKEQLQVHTQTTGILIAEKAELTAALSQAQQSIRQSSEESEEMTRKLKNSQIRIAELEKEISTVKNNNEELRKNIHQLQSEYDSLNNRFFELEKEKEDLSLEASELKQKLNLKKTELIAVQQELQEKTALLSLSELRIQQMKVATTTEEEKHAVILLEQELAQTKEALKIVSVEKDEANKQYQNYVKQLDTQQAKLLEEIKTQRGGIEDLQRREQNCVQRISELEQQLQQEREKAGNLSSLQDRKDETDNLLKNIDELTLEQERLHILLSEKDSQIEMLTKSLNDLRDANNQGAEVTKLVSALESEQLGASRAVHQNRQLKEQLTDMENAFVSLSNAKLDLTEQLQAERSIGRKLNVQLNNVESELGQLKEKLREKEAILEEVEKERLQNAQIADQIQHYQAQSHHVDTFQRELQHAIITIERLEKEKQTLMEKLKEKNVASSISEVDSHSVNANKNVSKSREKVHVESSNENDVIISEPVKKLEQRFKETMERVAELTEEKQKLEHLVLQLQSETETIGEYITLYQKQRAVLQNRAIEREQVFRQLLEQRNQQQEQLHKLKVLVSDFLSKEYIPSNGTECQVETATGSNDSVTIKRKEEVIDPRVENKSVSELLDVLTEIKDCKDSCMFEPNFHPCPWCSGKLLTV, via the exons ATGTCACATGTCAACATGAATTTAagcaaaagtgaaaaattgttGGCCGCTAAGAAAAAG TATCAAAATGCAGAAACTGACACATCACATTTAGAAGGTGCAACTAATGCATCGACAATAGAAAATCTAGAAAATGATATAGTTCaagaatttcaaaaagatGAAGTACTATCCACAAATTCAGTGGTAACTTCAGAAAATTCCATAAATCATGATAAAGTACATTATTCTACAGAAGAAATTATCAACACAGAAAGTGTACAAGAAATTAATACATCAGAAGCAGCGAGTAAAGTGGATTTTTATGATCTTCCAAAAGTACAAAAAGAACATCTCTTGGAGATGGCTTCTGCAGTTGcagatgttttaaaaaatgaatcagAACATATAGAAACATCCCTTGATACTGATTTAATGTAtcataatcaatttttaagtCCTTATATGGAAGAGCAGAAAAAAGTTGTTAATGAATTGCATATTGAGCTTAGTAATGCT cgTAGCAGGATTTCAGAGTTAGAAGCCAAattagaaggaaaagaaacagaatttcAGGTAGAATTGGCACAAGAAATAGATCCTTTAAAAGAGCAACTTCAGGTTCATACCCAGACTACTGGCATTCTAATAGCAGAAAAGGCAGAACTTACTGCTGCTCTTAGTCAAGCTCAACAAAGCATTAGACAAAGTTCAg aggAATCTGAAGAAATgacaagaaaattaaaaaattcacaaattCGCATAGCTGAattagagaaagaaatatctactgtaaaaaataataatgaagaatTGAGGAAAAACATTCATCAATTACAAAGTGAATATGATTCTCTTAATAACAGATTTTTTGAattggagaaagaaaaagaagatttaaGTTTAGAAGCATCAGAATTAAAGCAAAAActgaatttgaagaaaacagaaTTAATTGCTGTTCAACAAGAACTTCAAGAAAAAACAGCGTTGCTTTCATTAAGCGAACTTAGAATACAACAG ATGAAAGTTGCTACAACAACAGAAGAGGAGAAACATGCAGTAATTCTTTTGGAGCAAGAATTAGCACAAACTAAAGAAGCTCTGAAAATTGTTAGTGTTGAAAAGGATGAAGCCAATAAACAGTACCAGAATTATGTTAAACAATTAGATACCCAGCAGgcaaaattattagaagag ATAAAAACACAAAGAGGTGGTATAGAAGATTTACAACGTAGAGAACAAAATTGTGTACAAAGAATTTCAGAGCTTGAGCAACAATTAcaacaagaaagagaaaaagcagGGAATTTATCATCTTTACAAGATCGTAAAGATGAAACGGATAATCTGCTGAAAAATATAGATGAACTTACATTGGAACAAGAAAGGCTTCACATTTTATTATCTGAGAAG GATTCACAAATTGAAATGTTGACAAAAAGTCTAAATGATTTACGAGATGCAAATAATCAAGGAGCAGAAGTAACAAAACTAGTCAGTGCTCTCGAAAGTGAACAATTAGGGGCATCGAGAGCAGTTCATCAAAATCGACAATTAAAAGAGCAACTGACTGATATGGAAAATGCGTTTGTTTCTTTG aGTAATGCTAAATTGGATTTAACTGAACAACTTCAAGCAGAACGTTCTATAGGAAGAAAGTTAAACGTTCAATTAAATAACGTAGAAAGTGAGTTGGGAcaactgaaagaaaaattaagggAAAAAGAAGCTATTCTTGAAGaggttgaaaaagaaagacttCAAAATGCTCAAATAGCAGATCAAATACAGCATTATCAAGCTCAATCGCATCATGTAGATACTTTCCAACGAGAACTTCAACATGCTATa ATTACTATAGAAAgattagaaaaggaaaaacaaacaCTTAtggagaaattgaaagaaaaaaatgtagcCAGTTCCATCTCCGAAGTTGATTCACATTCTGTGAatgctaataaaaatgtatcaaaatCGAGAGAAAAAGTACATGTAGAAAGCTCAAACGAAAATGATGTTATAATATCTGAACCTGTAAAAAAACTTGAACaaagatttaaagaaacaatggAACGAGTCGCAGAGCTTAcagaagagaaacagaagcTTGAACATCTCGTTTTACAGCTTCAAAGTGAAACAGAGACAATAG gggaatatataacattatatcaAAAACAAAGAGCTGTTCTACAGAACAGAGCAATAGAAAGAGAACAGGTATTTCGACAATTACTTGAACAAAGAAATCAGCAACAAGAGCAATTAcataaattgaaagttttgGTTAGTGACTTTCTTAGCAAGGAATACATACCTTCCAATGGAACAGAATGTCAAGTTGAAACAG caACGGGTTCTAATGATTCTGTaactataaaaagaaaagaggaagtaATAGATCCAcgagtagaaaataaaagtgtttCGGAACTCCTAGATGTTCTGACAGAGATAAAAGATTGTAAAGATTCCTGTATGTTTGAACCGAATTTTCATCCATGTCCTTGGTGTTCCGGAAAATTACTTACAGTATAA
- the LOC122567427 gene encoding probable 26S proteasome non-ATPase regulatory subunit 3: protein MGVPTAKNSEAMDVEIIFEGQNGDGDVCDKKDADLQTIYDIREHARQIEKAVQSKEPRFILRALRTLPNTRRRLNSNVLRGVILSFYPKPCAERDALLSWLEDSAEFEETQKLRISTITPLPEIDTYIHLLVLVRLIDAGKHEESVQCSEALLQKIIAQNRRTIDLIAAKCYFYYSRAYELIGRLDKIRGILHLRLRTATLRNDFEGQAVLINCLLRNYLHYNLYDQADKLVLKSTFPESASNNEWARFLYYLGRIKAARLEYSAAHKYLVQALRKAPQSTAVGFRQTVQKLAVTVELLLGDIPERQTFRQAAMRRALAPYFQLTQAVRLGNLQRFGEVLENFGPQFRADHTFTLILRLRHNVIKTAIRSIGLSYSRISPTDIAKKLGLDSSVDAEFIVAKAIRDGVIEATLEPENGYMRSKETTDIYCTKEPLLAFHQRITFCLDLHNQSVKAMRYPPKSYGKDLESAEERREREQQDLELAKEMAEEDDDGFP, encoded by the exons ATGGGTGTACCTACGGCTAAAAATTCTGAAGCTATGGATGTTGAAATAATCTTTGAGGGTCAAAATGGTGATGGAGATGTTTGTGATAAAAAAGATGCTGATCTTCAAacaatatacgatatacgCGAGCATGCTCGTCAAATAGAAAAAGCTGTACAAAGCAAAGAACcacgttttattttaagagCTTTGCGTACACTACCTAATACACGTCGTAGATTGAACTCGAATGTTCTACGTGGAGTAATTCTAAGTTTTTATCCTAAACCATGTGCTGAACGTGATGCATTATTGTCATGGTTAGAAGATTCTGCTGAATTTGAAGAAACGCAGAAACTTCGCATCTCTACCATAACTCCATTACCTGAAATTGATACTTACATTCATTTACTAGTTCTTGTACGTTTAATTGATGCTGGAAAACATGAAGAATCTGTTCAATGCTCTGAGGCATTAttgcaaaaaattattgctCAAAATAGACGTACAATTGACCTGATTGCTGCCAaatgttatttctattattcaaGGGCATATGAACTAATTGGGAGACTGGATAAAATTCGCGGAATATTGCACTTGAGATTGAGAACAGCAACGCTTAGAAATGACTTTGAAGGACAGgctgtattaattaattgtttattacgaaactatttacattataatttgtatGATCAGGCAGATAAACTTGTATTGAAATCAACTTTCCCAGAATCTGCCAGCAATAATGAATGGgctagatttttatattatttgggACGCATAAAAGCTGCTAGATTAGAATATTCTGCTGCACATAAGTATTTAGTACAG GCTCTTAGAAAAGCTCCACAAAGTACTGCAGTAGGTTTCCGTCAAACAGTACAAAAACTGGCTGTAACTGTGGAACTTTTACTTGGAGATATTCCAGAACGTCAAACTTTCAGACAAGCTGCTATGCGTCGTGCATTAGCTCCATATTTCCAGCTGACTCAGGCTGTGCGTTTAGGAAATCTTCAACGTTTTGGGGAAGTTTTAGAAAACTTTGGCCCACAATTTAGAGCCGATCATACATTTACTTTAATCCTGAGATTGAGGCACAATGTTATTAAAACTGCAATTAGGTCAATTGGACTGTCCTATTCCAGAATTTCTCCCACAGATATTGCAAAGAAGCTTGGTTTGGATTCTAGTGTCGATGCTGAATTTATTGTTGCTAAAGCTATTAGAGATGGTGTAATTGAAGCTACCTTAGAACCAGAAAATGGATACATGCGTAGCAAGGAAACTACAGATATTTATTGTACTAAAGAACCATTACTCGCGTTTCATCAAAGAATTACTTTCTGTTTAGACTTACACAATCAAAGTGTTAAGGCTATGAGGTATCCTCCAAAATCCTATGGTAAAGATCTTGAATCGGCTGAAGAACgtagagaaagagaacaacAAGATCTAGAGCTTGCTAAGGAAATGGCAGAAGAGGATGATGACGGATTTCCTtag
- the LOC122567428 gene encoding growth arrest-specific protein 1-like, giving the protein MSRWFDQPSILLMSVMLFNTVMWNTAKSSIMKCEEAKLKCAFRTGCGAALQHYLTGCAPVLQGNDCSETCQHALIALTSTDEGKELMTCECEDELCSESKQRVEICRSSVTMAMNRTRLSCRIATWICNADALCQTALTYYNKYCKSMFQGRKCTRRCRNSINILTRQEKAAKLNTCQCDGFEEYDCKGIHRNMNLLCFGKIHHGYRDVNVEDDRESEFLTPNMSLRGNGVQILMDRELFLLSLLIYHILKARQD; this is encoded by the exons ATGTCACGTTGGTTCGATCAACCGAGCATACTCCTGATGAGTGTGATGTTGTTTAATACAGTAATGTGGAATACAGCGAAAAGTTCGATAATGAAGTGTGAGGAAGCAAAATTAAAATGCGCCTTCAGAACAGGCTGTGGCGCAGCTCTGCAACATTATCTTACGGGTTGTGCACCCGTTCTCCAAGGGAATGATTGTTCCGAAACCTGCCAACATGCCCTTATTGCTCTTACAAGCACCGATGAGGGCAAAGAACTTATGACa TGTGAATGTGAGGATGAATTATGTTCTGAGTCGAAACAAAGAGTAGAAATATGTAGATCGTCTGTAACAATGGCAATGAATAGGACAAGGTTATCCTGCAGAATAGCAACTTGGATTTGTAATGCAGACGCTCTTTGCCAAACTGCGCttacatattacaataaatattgcaaGAGTATGTTTCAAGGACGAAAATGTACTAGACG ATgtagaaattcgataaatatcttAACAAGACAAGAAAAGGCTGCAAAATTGAATACATGTCAATGTGATGGTTTTGAAGAATATGATTGTAAAggaattcatagaaatatgaatCTTTTATGTTTTGGAAAAATACATCATGGTTACCGTGATGTTAATGTCGAAGATGATAGGGAAAGTGAATTTCTAACACCAAACATGAGTCTTAGAGGAAACggtgttcaaatattaatgGACAGAGAactatttttactttctttattgATTTATCACATACTTAAAGCGAGACAAG ACTGA